One window of Cupriavidus oxalaticus genomic DNA carries:
- a CDS encoding PadR family transcriptional regulator has protein sequence MSTQHALLISLLEKPSSGYDLARRFDRSIGYFWHATHQQIYRELGRMADSGWIAADENEAAENEGGADRKNRKKVYQVLPAGRDELVRWVLTPGAGLDQREEILVKLRADAAIGPLGLGDEMRRLIALHQARLETYLAIERKDFSAPDMDRAQRLRYALLRRGIRFEQDWVAWGEDLLPLLEQQSA, from the coding sequence ATGTCGACCCAGCACGCCTTGTTGATCTCCCTGCTTGAAAAGCCGTCGTCCGGCTATGACCTGGCGCGCCGCTTCGATCGCTCCATCGGCTATTTCTGGCATGCCACCCACCAGCAGATCTACCGCGAGCTGGGGCGCATGGCGGACAGCGGGTGGATCGCGGCCGACGAGAACGAGGCGGCGGAAAACGAGGGCGGCGCCGACCGCAAGAATCGCAAGAAGGTCTACCAGGTGCTGCCGGCCGGGCGCGACGAACTGGTGCGCTGGGTGCTGACCCCGGGGGCCGGGCTCGACCAGCGCGAGGAAATCCTGGTCAAGCTGCGTGCCGATGCCGCGATCGGGCCGCTCGGCCTGGGCGATGAAATGCGGCGGCTGATCGCGCTGCACCAGGCACGGCTCGAGACCTACCTGGCGATCGAGCGCAAGGATTTTTCCGCGCCCGACATGGACCGCGCGCAGCGGTTGCGCTACGCGCTGCTGCGCCGTGGCATCCGCTTCGAGCAGGACTGGGTGGCGTGGGGCGAAGACCTGCTGCCGCTGCTGGAGCAGCAGTCGGCGTAG
- a CDS encoding L-rhamnonate dehydratase, with the protein MKITNVRARVFEWKGKTVPPQAHFCTNATDILFERGDAMGSFRFHGWMVVEIETDSGLVGIGNCALAPRVAKQIVDEYLAPVVIGQDPFDNEYLWQKMYRRTQAWGRKGIGMAAISAVDIALWDLMGKAVGKPVFKLLGGRTKEKIWCYASKLYNNDDRDAFLAEAQGYLDQGFTAMKMRFGYGPKDGPAGMRKNIEQVRLLRELVGDGVDIMLECYMGWTLEYARRMLPRLAEFNPRWLEEPVIADDIEGYVELKKASPFPISGGEHEFTSYGFKDLLERRAVDVIQYDTNRVGGITAAQKINAMAEAWSVPVIPHAGQMHNYHLTMASTASPMSEYFPVHDVEVGNELFYYIFKGDPAPDNGYLQLDDNLPGLGLELNEEYFSQFNIIG; encoded by the coding sequence ATGAAGATCACCAACGTCCGCGCCCGCGTCTTCGAATGGAAGGGCAAGACCGTGCCGCCGCAGGCGCATTTCTGCACCAACGCCACCGACATCCTGTTCGAGCGCGGCGACGCCATGGGCTCGTTCCGCTTCCACGGCTGGATGGTGGTCGAGATCGAGACCGATAGCGGGCTGGTCGGCATCGGCAACTGCGCGCTGGCCCCGCGCGTGGCCAAGCAGATCGTCGACGAATACCTGGCGCCGGTGGTGATCGGCCAGGACCCGTTCGACAACGAATACCTGTGGCAGAAGATGTACCGCCGCACCCAGGCCTGGGGCCGCAAGGGCATCGGCATGGCGGCGATCTCGGCGGTCGATATCGCGCTGTGGGATCTGATGGGCAAGGCCGTCGGCAAGCCGGTGTTCAAGCTGTTGGGGGGGCGCACCAAGGAGAAGATCTGGTGCTATGCCTCCAAGCTCTACAACAACGACGACCGCGACGCCTTCCTGGCCGAAGCGCAAGGCTACCTCGACCAGGGCTTTACCGCGATGAAGATGCGCTTCGGCTACGGCCCCAAGGACGGCCCTGCCGGCATGCGGAAGAACATCGAGCAGGTGCGGCTGCTGCGCGAGCTGGTCGGCGACGGCGTCGACATCATGCTGGAGTGCTACATGGGCTGGACGCTGGAATACGCGCGCCGCATGCTGCCGCGCCTGGCGGAGTTCAATCCCCGCTGGCTGGAAGAGCCGGTGATCGCCGACGATATCGAAGGCTATGTTGAGCTGAAGAAGGCGAGCCCGTTCCCGATCTCCGGCGGCGAGCACGAGTTCACTTCGTACGGCTTCAAGGACCTGCTGGAGCGCCGCGCCGTCGACGTGATCCAGTACGACACCAACCGCGTCGGCGGCATCACCGCGGCGCAGAAGATCAACGCGATGGCCGAGGCGTGGTCGGTGCCGGTGATCCCGCACGCGGGGCAGATGCATAACTACCACCTGACCATGGCGTCGACCGCATCGCCGATGTCGGAGTACTTCCCCGTGCACGACGTCGAGGTCGGCAACGAGCTGTTTTACTACATCTTCAAGGGGGATCCGGCCCCGGACAACGGCTACCTGCAGCTTGACGACAACCTGCCGGGGCTGGGGCTGGAGTTGAACGAGGAGTACTTCAGCCAGTTCAACATCATCGGCTGA
- a CDS encoding IlvD/Edd family dehydratase, which yields MSDSKDKQRKPLRSTAWFGTADKNGFMYRSWMKNQGIPEHAFDGRPVIGICNTWSELTPCNAHFRKLAEHVKRGVYEAGGFPVEFPVFSNGESNLRPTAMLTRNLAAMDVEEAIRGNPIDAVVLLTGCDKTTPALLMGAASCDVPAIVVTGGPMLNGKLDGKDIGSGTAVWQLHESLKAGEINLHQFLSAEAGMSRSAGTCNTMGTASTMACMAEALGTSLPHNAAIPAVDSRRYVLAHMSGIRIVEMAREDLTLSKILTRQAFENAIRVNAAIGGSTNAVIHLKAIAGRIGVPLELEDWSNVGLDTPTIVDLMPSGRFLMEEFYYAGGLPAVLRRMGEAGLLPHPGALTVNGKAIWDNVRDAPITNDEVIRPLDKPLIRDGSIRILRGNLSPRGAVLKPSAATPKLLRHRGRAVVFENLEHYKERIVDESLDVDENSVLVLKRCGPRGYPGMAEVGNMGLPPKLLRQGIKDMVRISDARMSGTAYGTVVLHVAPEAAAGGPLAIVRDGDWIELDCEAGRLHLDIDPAEFERRMADVQPLQAPADGGYRKLYVNHVLQADEGCDLDFLVGCRGREVPRHSH from the coding sequence ATGTCGGATTCCAAGGACAAGCAACGCAAGCCGCTGCGCTCGACGGCGTGGTTCGGCACCGCCGACAAGAACGGCTTCATGTATCGCAGCTGGATGAAAAACCAGGGCATTCCCGAGCACGCGTTCGACGGCCGCCCGGTGATCGGCATCTGCAATACGTGGTCGGAACTCACGCCCTGCAACGCGCATTTCCGCAAGCTGGCCGAGCACGTCAAGCGTGGCGTGTACGAGGCCGGCGGCTTCCCGGTGGAATTCCCGGTGTTTTCCAACGGCGAATCGAACCTGCGCCCGACCGCCATGCTGACACGCAACCTGGCCGCGATGGACGTGGAAGAAGCGATCCGCGGCAATCCGATCGATGCGGTGGTGCTGCTGACCGGCTGCGACAAGACCACGCCGGCGCTGCTGATGGGCGCGGCCAGCTGCGACGTGCCGGCCATCGTCGTTACCGGCGGGCCCATGCTCAACGGCAAGCTCGACGGCAAGGACATCGGCTCGGGCACTGCGGTGTGGCAGCTGCATGAATCGCTGAAGGCAGGCGAGATCAACCTGCACCAGTTCCTGTCGGCCGAAGCCGGCATGTCGCGCTCGGCCGGCACCTGCAACACCATGGGCACCGCCTCGACCATGGCCTGCATGGCCGAAGCGCTGGGCACGTCGCTGCCGCACAACGCGGCGATCCCGGCGGTCGATTCGCGCCGCTACGTGCTGGCGCACATGTCCGGCATCCGCATCGTGGAGATGGCGCGCGAGGACCTGACGCTGTCGAAGATCCTGACGCGCCAGGCGTTCGAGAACGCGATCCGCGTCAATGCGGCGATCGGCGGCTCGACCAACGCCGTGATCCACCTGAAGGCGATCGCCGGCCGCATCGGCGTGCCGCTGGAGCTGGAAGACTGGAGCAACGTGGGGCTCGACACGCCGACCATCGTCGACCTGATGCCGTCGGGCCGCTTCCTGATGGAAGAGTTCTACTACGCGGGCGGCCTGCCCGCGGTGCTGCGCCGCATGGGCGAGGCCGGCCTGCTGCCGCATCCGGGCGCGCTGACCGTCAACGGCAAGGCGATCTGGGACAACGTCAGGGATGCGCCGATCACCAACGACGAAGTCATCCGACCGCTGGATAAGCCGCTGATCCGCGACGGCAGCATCCGCATCCTGCGCGGCAACCTGTCGCCGCGCGGCGCGGTGCTCAAGCCGTCGGCGGCAACGCCCAAGCTGCTGCGCCACCGCGGCCGCGCGGTGGTGTTCGAGAACCTGGAGCACTACAAGGAGCGCATCGTCGATGAATCGCTCGATGTCGACGAGAATTCCGTCCTCGTCCTCAAGCGCTGCGGCCCGCGCGGCTATCCCGGCATGGCCGAGGTCGGCAACATGGGCCTGCCGCCCAAGCTGCTGCGCCAGGGCATCAAGGACATGGTGCGCATATCCGATGCACGCATGAGCGGCACCGCCTACGGCACCGTGGTGCTGCACGTGGCGCCCGAGGCCGCCGCCGGCGGGCCGCTGGCGATCGTGCGCGACGGCGACTGGATCGAGCTGGACTGCGAGGCCGGGCGCCTGCACCTGGATATCGATCCCGCCGAGTTCGAACGCCGCATGGCCGACGTGCAGCCGCTGCAGGCGCCCGCCGACGGCGGTTATCGCAAGCTCTACGTCAACCACGTGCTGCAGGCCGACGAAGGTTGCGACCTCGACTTCCTGGTCGGCTGCCGCGGACGTGAAGTGCCGCGCCACTCGCACTGA
- a CDS encoding LysR family transcriptional regulator produces the protein MKSTLDTLTGRLRMKQLQLLIALDEHQSLHQAAGAMAMTQSAASKSLQELEGMLEAPLFERSKRGMRPNAFGHCVIRHARQLVADLGAMCEEVAGIRAGSGGRVAVGVIMGAVPEVLVPALEQLRQAHPDLALEIIEDTSLRLLGQLDDGHLDLVLGRSLVSDEPGKYHYHPLGDEQVSVVVGHVHPASRVQAMDFADLEGYRWITYAGHMPMHALLQRELDHAGVSFPANAISTSSALITVAMLQRDPGLVSLLPTSVAELFVRQKMLRILPVHLQSRQQTFGIVTRRGGALSASARQLVAILKAQAGKPAAEV, from the coding sequence ATGAAATCCACCCTGGACACCCTCACCGGCCGACTGCGCATGAAGCAACTGCAACTGCTGATCGCGCTGGACGAGCACCAGTCACTGCACCAGGCCGCGGGCGCGATGGCGATGACGCAGTCGGCCGCCAGCAAGTCTTTGCAGGAACTGGAAGGCATGCTGGAAGCGCCACTGTTCGAGCGCTCCAAACGCGGCATGCGCCCCAACGCCTTCGGCCATTGCGTGATCCGCCATGCACGGCAGCTGGTGGCGGACCTGGGGGCGATGTGCGAGGAAGTGGCCGGCATCCGCGCTGGCAGTGGCGGGCGCGTCGCCGTCGGCGTGATCATGGGCGCCGTGCCCGAGGTGCTGGTGCCGGCGCTTGAACAACTGCGGCAGGCGCATCCCGACCTGGCGCTCGAGATCATCGAGGACACCAGCCTGCGCCTGCTCGGCCAGCTCGACGACGGCCACCTCGACCTCGTGCTCGGCCGCTCGCTGGTCAGCGACGAACCCGGCAAGTACCACTATCACCCGCTCGGCGACGAGCAGGTGTCCGTGGTGGTCGGTCACGTTCACCCCGCATCCAGGGTGCAGGCGATGGACTTTGCCGACCTTGAGGGTTATCGCTGGATCACTTACGCGGGGCACATGCCGATGCATGCCCTGCTGCAGCGCGAACTGGACCATGCCGGCGTCAGCTTCCCCGCCAACGCCATTTCGACGTCGTCGGCGCTGATCACCGTGGCCATGCTCCAGCGCGATCCCGGGCTGGTGTCGCTGCTGCCGACCAGCGTGGCGGAGCTGTTCGTGCGCCAGAAGATGCTGCGCATACTGCCAGTGCACCTGCAGTCGCGCCAGCAGACCTTCGGCATCGTCACGCGGCGCGGCGGCGCCTTGTCGGCTTCCGCACGGCAACTGGTGGCGATCCTGAAAGCGCAGGCGGGGAAGCCAGCGGCCGAGGTATAA
- a CDS encoding MFS transporter — MQGTQTAPLERAVPAQETGAQAQEETRIVGMLVRRLIPFLALIYVVAYIDRSVVGFAKLHMNAAIGISDAAYGLGAGLFFVGYFLCEVPSNLALERFGARRWFARILLTWGLITMAMAFTQGAHSFYVLRFLLGAAEAGLYPGILYFLTKWFPMRHRARIIGLLVLAQPIALIITGPIAGLVLSTQGLFGMSNWQTLFVLSGLPAVLLCLPTLRILPESPASAAWLAPADRAWIERELAADQAAYALKPHGNPLQALRDKRVLLLSLLFLPFPLSIYGLSLWLPTIIKQFGVTDAMTGLLSAVPYLFAVVGLYLVPRHSDRKGERYGHIVVVSGMAAITMALSAWVQSPVLQFLFICLTAFSIYSIQAVVWALPGEFLTGASAAVGIATINSLANLGGYFGPYGIGVIKDATGSLAAGLYFLAAMLVFAVVMAFVVRAALRPAARAGAAQQAGA, encoded by the coding sequence ATGCAAGGCACACAGACCGCGCCGCTGGAGCGCGCCGTCCCAGCACAGGAAACCGGCGCACAGGCGCAGGAAGAGACCCGCATCGTCGGCATGCTGGTGCGCCGGCTGATCCCGTTCCTGGCGCTGATCTACGTGGTCGCGTATATCGACCGCTCGGTGGTCGGCTTTGCCAAGCTGCACATGAACGCGGCGATCGGCATCAGCGACGCGGCCTATGGCCTGGGCGCGGGTTTGTTCTTCGTCGGCTATTTCCTGTGCGAGGTGCCGAGCAACCTGGCGCTGGAGCGCTTCGGCGCGCGCCGCTGGTTCGCGCGCATCCTGCTGACCTGGGGCCTGATCACCATGGCGATGGCGTTCACGCAGGGCGCGCACAGCTTCTACGTGCTGCGCTTCCTGCTGGGCGCGGCCGAAGCCGGCCTGTATCCGGGCATCCTGTACTTCCTGACCAAGTGGTTCCCGATGCGGCATCGCGCGCGCATCATCGGCCTGCTGGTGCTGGCCCAGCCGATCGCGCTGATCATCACCGGACCGATTGCAGGCCTGGTGCTGTCGACACAGGGGCTGTTCGGCATGTCCAACTGGCAGACGCTGTTCGTGCTGAGCGGCCTGCCCGCGGTGCTGCTGTGCCTGCCGACGCTGCGCATCCTGCCGGAATCGCCCGCCAGTGCCGCATGGCTGGCACCGGCCGACCGCGCCTGGATCGAGCGCGAACTCGCCGCCGACCAGGCCGCCTATGCGCTCAAGCCGCACGGCAATCCTCTGCAGGCGCTCAGGGACAAGCGCGTGCTGCTGCTGTCGCTGCTGTTCCTGCCGTTCCCGCTGAGCATCTACGGGCTATCGCTGTGGCTGCCGACCATCATCAAGCAGTTCGGCGTGACCGATGCAATGACCGGCCTGCTGTCGGCGGTGCCCTACCTGTTCGCCGTGGTCGGCCTGTACCTGGTGCCGCGCCACTCGGACCGCAAGGGCGAGCGCTACGGCCATATCGTGGTGGTGTCGGGGATGGCAGCGATCACCATGGCGCTGAGCGCCTGGGTGCAGTCGCCGGTGCTGCAGTTCCTGTTTATCTGCCTGACCGCGTTCTCGATCTATTCGATCCAGGCGGTGGTATGGGCACTGCCGGGCGAATTCCTGACCGGCGCCAGCGCCGCGGTGGGGATTGCCACCATCAACTCGCTGGCCAACCTCGGCGGCTACTTCGGGCCGTATGGCATCGGCGTGATCAAGGACGCCACCGGCAGCCTGGCGGCGGGGCTGTACTTCCTGGCGGCGATGCTGGTGTTCGCGGTGGTGATGGCGTTCGTGGTGCGCGCCGCGCTGCGGCCGGCGGCGCGCGCCGGTGCGGCGCAGCAGGCCGGTGCCTGA
- a CDS encoding GNAT family N-acetyltransferase: MPDIALIPATAADADRLAAMHTASWQHTYPGMLPDAYLREQANPERLAAWRARMHDGADGPVEATLALVDGADAGFACLLPEADPRYGIYLDNLHVLPAFHGQGLGKRLLAHCVQRVAQRWPGQPLFLYVLEANTQAREFYQRLGGEASEPFEDDFHGPGLRVMVRRVTWPDVAALARRLA; the protein is encoded by the coding sequence ATGCCCGATATTGCGCTGATTCCCGCCACCGCAGCCGATGCCGACCGCCTCGCCGCCATGCACACCGCCAGCTGGCAGCACACCTATCCCGGCATGCTGCCAGACGCGTACCTGCGCGAGCAGGCCAATCCGGAGCGGCTGGCGGCCTGGCGCGCGCGCATGCATGACGGCGCGGATGGCCCCGTGGAGGCCACGCTGGCGCTGGTCGATGGCGCGGACGCCGGCTTTGCCTGCCTGTTGCCCGAGGCCGACCCCCGCTACGGCATCTACCTGGACAACCTGCATGTCCTGCCTGCCTTCCATGGCCAGGGACTGGGCAAGCGGCTGCTGGCGCATTGCGTGCAGCGCGTGGCGCAGCGCTGGCCCGGGCAGCCGCTGTTCCTCTATGTGCTCGAGGCCAATACGCAGGCGCGCGAGTTCTACCAGCGGCTGGGCGGCGAGGCATCGGAACCGTTCGAAGACGATTTCCACGGCCCGGGCCTGCGCGTCATGGTGCGGCGCGTGACCTGGCCCGACGTGGCGGCGCTGGCCAGGCGGCTGGCGTAA
- a CDS encoding DUF3016 domain-containing protein, with protein sequence MARSRRLLAACAAPMGLMCAIGAVSAFSAFAAPPAGTLTVSFPHPETYTDAAYRSAYGSDRERAQVMNDIRRHFDELAARYLPQGYALSIAVLDVDLAGHFEPWRVRGDDVRIVRDVTWPRMTLRYELRGSDGAVIGSGEQRISDQNFNMGVNVYSQSDRLRYEKAMMDRWFDETVRRRIAAREDGQG encoded by the coding sequence ATGGCCAGATCCCGCCGTCTGCTGGCCGCCTGCGCGGCACCCATGGGCCTGATGTGTGCCATCGGTGCCGTCAGCGCCTTCAGTGCCTTCGCCGCGCCGCCTGCCGGAACGCTGACAGTTTCCTTCCCCCATCCCGAAACCTACACCGATGCCGCCTACCGCAGCGCATACGGCAGCGACCGCGAGCGCGCGCAGGTGATGAACGATATCCGCCGACACTTCGACGAGCTGGCGGCACGCTACCTGCCGCAGGGCTATGCGCTCAGCATCGCGGTGCTGGATGTCGATCTCGCAGGACATTTCGAGCCATGGCGCGTGCGCGGCGATGACGTGCGCATCGTGCGCGATGTCACCTGGCCGCGCATGACGCTGCGCTATGAACTGCGCGGCAGCGACGGTGCCGTGATCGGCAGCGGCGAGCAGCGCATCTCCGACCAGAACTTCAACATGGGTGTCAACGTCTACAGCCAGAGCGACAGGCTGCGCTATGAAAAGGCGATGATGGACCGCTGGTTCGACGAGACCGTCAGGCGCCGGATCGCAGCGCGCGAGGACGGGCAGGGATGA
- a CDS encoding LysR substrate-binding domain-containing protein, with the protein MDAPNLSVAADAAPAAPVWHSHTRLKTRQLLLLLAVADEGSIHRAAERLAMTQPAASKLLRELEEMLSVPLFERLPRGMAPTDYGRAMIRHARAAIGSLNQAREEVLALKAGRLGHVAIGAITSPGVRLLPPAIARVKASYPGLRVSVEIDNSNVLLDRLGQEKLDMVVARLFPEHDKGRLRYEPMAEEPVCAVVRPGHPMLAAPALSLADTTDAAWMIPPAGTVLRHRFELMFQRASLAPPTNVVETAALLFLTRMVTQSDMIAVLTADVAQYYAAFGMVEVLPMAMPCHMDDFGLITPTDRLMSPGALLVADALRETALRIYGP; encoded by the coding sequence ATGGACGCCCCCAACCTTTCCGTCGCGGCTGATGCAGCACCTGCGGCACCCGTATGGCACAGCCACACCCGCCTGAAGACGCGCCAGCTGCTGCTTTTACTGGCCGTCGCCGACGAGGGCAGCATCCACCGCGCCGCGGAACGGCTGGCGATGACGCAGCCGGCCGCGTCCAAGCTGCTGCGCGAGCTGGAAGAGATGCTGTCGGTCCCCCTGTTCGAGCGCCTTCCGCGCGGCATGGCGCCGACGGACTATGGCCGCGCGATGATCCGGCACGCGCGCGCGGCGATCGGCAGCCTGAACCAGGCGCGCGAGGAAGTGCTGGCGTTGAAGGCGGGCCGGCTCGGCCACGTGGCGATCGGTGCGATCACCTCGCCCGGCGTGCGGCTGCTGCCGCCGGCGATCGCCCGGGTGAAGGCCAGCTATCCGGGATTGCGGGTCTCGGTGGAGATCGACAACAGCAACGTGCTGCTCGACCGGCTGGGGCAGGAGAAGCTGGACATGGTGGTCGCGCGGCTGTTTCCCGAGCACGACAAGGGCCGGTTGCGCTACGAGCCGATGGCGGAAGAGCCCGTCTGCGCCGTGGTGCGGCCCGGCCACCCGATGCTGGCGGCGCCCGCCCTGTCGCTGGCCGACACCACCGACGCCGCCTGGATGATACCGCCGGCCGGCACGGTGCTGCGCCACCGCTTCGAGCTGATGTTCCAGCGCGCGAGCCTGGCGCCGCCGACCAACGTGGTGGAAACCGCCGCGCTGCTGTTCCTGACGCGCATGGTGACGCAGTCAGACATGATCGCGGTGCTGACCGCGGATGTTGCGCAGTACTACGCGGCGTTCGGCATGGTGGAGGTGCTGCCGATGGCGATGCCCTGCCATATGGACGACTTCGGCCTGATCACGCCGACCGACCGGCTGATGTCGCCCGGCGCGCTGCTGGTCGCGGATGCGCTGCGCGAGACGGCGCTGCGCATCTACGGCCCGTAG
- a CDS encoding Bug family tripartite tricarboxylate transporter substrate binding protein, producing MKTRNVGKCAGKLAGALAGLATVAVAATTSAWAQDTRPVRLMVGAAPGGGTDVMARIVSDKLAAQLKQPVVVDNRPGASNTIAADITAKAAPDGNTLLMGVVTSQAIAPHLLKLQFDPLKDLAPVALVSSVPNVLVVNNQVTARDVKALVAQIQASPDKFRFSSSGVGSTQHLAGAAFARQIQGKLLHVPYKSSSSALVDLMGGQVDMSFETMPSVINHIKAGKLRALAVTVDKRSALLPNVPTLAEAGVPGIQMNAWYGVYAPAGTPPATLQKLGTALTTVIKDPDTVRRLSEVGAVPGTLTAAQFDTFSRAEYARYGKLIAELGVKLD from the coding sequence ATGAAGACACGGAATGTTGGCAAGTGCGCCGGCAAACTCGCCGGCGCACTTGCCGGCCTGGCCACGGTGGCCGTTGCAGCGACGACCAGCGCCTGGGCGCAGGACACACGGCCGGTGCGCCTGATGGTGGGCGCCGCGCCCGGCGGCGGCACCGACGTGATGGCGCGTATCGTCTCCGACAAGCTGGCCGCACAGCTGAAGCAGCCCGTCGTGGTCGACAACCGCCCCGGCGCGTCCAACACCATCGCCGCGGACATCACCGCCAAGGCCGCGCCGGACGGCAACACGCTGCTGATGGGCGTGGTCACCTCGCAGGCGATCGCGCCGCACCTGCTCAAGCTGCAGTTCGACCCGCTCAAGGACCTGGCGCCGGTGGCGCTGGTGTCGTCGGTGCCCAACGTGCTGGTGGTCAACAACCAGGTCACGGCGCGCGACGTCAAGGCGCTGGTGGCGCAGATCCAGGCGAGCCCGGACAAGTTCCGCTTCAGCTCGTCGGGCGTCGGCAGCACCCAGCACCTGGCCGGCGCCGCGTTTGCGCGCCAGATCCAGGGCAAGCTGCTGCACGTGCCTTACAAGAGCAGCAGCAGCGCGCTGGTGGACCTGATGGGCGGCCAGGTGGACATGAGCTTCGAGACCATGCCGTCGGTGATCAACCATATCAAGGCCGGCAAGCTGCGCGCGCTGGCGGTGACCGTGGACAAGCGCTCGGCGCTGCTGCCCAATGTGCCGACGCTGGCCGAGGCCGGCGTGCCGGGCATCCAGATGAACGCCTGGTACGGCGTCTATGCGCCGGCCGGCACGCCTCCCGCCACGCTGCAGAAGCTCGGCACGGCGCTGACCACGGTGATCAAGGACCCGGATACCGTGCGCCGCCTGAGCGAGGTCGGCGCCGTGCCCGGCACGCTGACGGCCGCGCAGTTCGATACCTTCTCGCGCGCCGAGTACGCGCGCTATGGCAAGCTGATCGCCGAGCTTGGCGTCAAGCTCGACTGA
- a CDS encoding 4-hydroxythreonine-4-phosphate dehydrogenase PdxA has translation MTSRPRIAMVLGDPAGIGPELIARLLADPATSEQADILLIADRDEWRHGMQVAGVELALAETDTLAFAQGAPRLYHWELDGKPAYPRGASSAEGGRYSLGTLSLALELAQSGQADSILFGPLNKSSLHAAGMDHSDELHWFAEQLGYHGNFCEFNVLDGLWTSRVTSHVALKDVPAMITPERVGGAIDLIDQALRRAGMASPRIAVCGLNPHNGDNGAFGREEIDVIAPAVAAARGRGVNVEGPFPADTIFLKVQGGPSQRQFDAIVTMYHDQGQIGIKLMGFSRGVTVQGGLPVPITTPAHGTAFDITQQGRADPGATQQAFQIACRMGAQRRAAANA, from the coding sequence ATGACTTCACGTCCACGAATCGCGATGGTGCTGGGCGATCCCGCCGGCATCGGCCCCGAGCTGATCGCACGCCTGCTGGCCGACCCGGCCACCAGCGAACAGGCCGACATCCTGCTGATCGCCGACCGCGACGAATGGCGCCACGGCATGCAGGTGGCGGGCGTCGAGCTGGCGCTGGCAGAGACCGATACCCTCGCGTTCGCACAAGGCGCGCCGCGCCTCTACCACTGGGAGCTGGACGGCAAGCCCGCCTATCCGCGCGGCGCATCCAGTGCCGAGGGCGGCCGCTACAGCCTCGGCACGCTGTCGCTCGCGCTGGAGCTGGCGCAGTCGGGCCAGGCAGATTCGATCCTGTTCGGGCCGCTCAATAAAAGCTCGCTGCATGCCGCCGGCATGGACCATAGCGACGAGCTGCACTGGTTTGCCGAGCAGCTCGGCTACCACGGCAATTTTTGCGAATTCAACGTGCTCGACGGCCTGTGGACCTCGCGCGTCACCTCGCACGTGGCCCTGAAGGACGTGCCGGCGATGATCACGCCGGAACGCGTCGGTGGCGCCATCGACCTGATCGACCAGGCACTGCGCCGCGCCGGCATGGCAAGCCCGCGCATCGCCGTGTGCGGCCTGAATCCGCACAACGGCGACAACGGCGCCTTCGGCCGCGAAGAGATCGACGTGATCGCCCCGGCCGTCGCCGCTGCCCGCGGGCGCGGCGTGAACGTCGAGGGCCCGTTCCCGGCCGACACCATCTTCCTGAAGGTGCAGGGCGGCCCGTCGCAGCGGCAGTTCGACGCCATCGTCACCATGTACCACGACCAGGGACAGATCGGCATCAAGCTGATGGGATTCTCGCGCGGCGTGACGGTGCAGGGCGGGCTGCCGGTGCCGATCACCACGCCGGCGCACGGTACCGCGTTCGATATCACGCAGCAGGGCCGCGCCGATCCCGGCGCCACGCAGCAGGCGTTCCAGATCGCCTGCCGCATGGGCGCGCAACGGCGCGCCGCCGCAAACGCCTAG